catttggcgAGAGGATGCGAACGGAcgtgaaaaaaaacaaatgcttTAAATGCTTTTGCGTATTAAAAAGTCTTGAGGCCGGGCAGAGGGAACTGTTTGCTGAATGCGATCACGCACTTGTGGATCTGCTCGATCTTGGCCTTGATCGTTGCATCTTCAGCGATGACCGTCTGAAAGTCGACCATCTTGTTGCTGCCCGCAGCCTGGGCGGCCTCGGTGCCGATCTTGAGGGCCGCATGTATGAAGTTCACCACCTGTTCGATGTCCTTCTCGACAAGGCCGCGCGTGGTCAACGCCGGTGTGCCCAAACGGATACCGGACGGATTCATGGCGGACTTGTCCCCGGGAACGGTGTTCTTGTTGCAGGCAATTCCTACCTCCTCGAGAATTAGCTCCGCCCTGGCACCGGTAAGGCCGACGTTTCGGACATCCACCAGCACGAGATGGACATCAGTGCCGCCGGTGGCCACCTGATAGCCCTTGGCAATCAGGGCCTCGCACAGCACCTTGGCGTTCTTGATCACATGGGACTGGTAGCTCTTGAATTCCGCGGACTTGGCCTGCTTGAAGGCGGTGGCAATGCCGGCTATGGCATTGTTGTGTGGTCCGCCCTGCAGCGATGGGAAGACGGCCTGATTGATGCGATCCTCCAGATCGTACAGCACCTTGGTCCCGTTGGGCTTTACGCTGCGCAAACCCTTGCGGAAAAAGATGACGCCGGCGCGTGGTCCGCGCAAGGTTTTGTGCGTGGTTGTGGTCACAATGTCGGCATACTGGAAGGGCGATGGTATGTGACCGGCAGCAACCAGACCTGCCACATGAGCCATATCGGCCATTAGGTAGGCGCCCACATCGTCGCAGATCTGACGGAAGCGTCCGTAGTCGAGCAGGCGAGAATAGCACGAGATGCCGGCGATGATGATCTGAGGCTTGAAGGCCTTGGCCGCCTCGGCCAGCTTGTCGTAGTCAATAATGCCCGTCACGGGGTTCACCTTGTACGGCATGCTCTCGAAGAAGATCGAGGTGGCCGAGATCCGTTTGGTGGCCGTGAAGAAGCCATGCGTCAGATGACCGCCATCGGGCAGATCCAGGCCCATGATGCGGTCGTGCGGACGACAGACGCCCACATAGGCGGCCATATTGGCCGGGGAGCCCGAGTATGGCTGGACATTTACGCCCCACTCCTTCTCGTTCAGATTGAAGAGCTCACGGCCGCGCTTCTGGGCCAGCAGCTCGATGCGGTCAATGAACTCGTTGCCGCCATAGTACCTGTGTATCGGTATGGGttattgtatattttctaCAGAAGGTGGCTGGATTCAAAGGAATTGTGTTTACCGCTTGCCGGGATATCCCTCCGAGTACTTGTTGGTCAGGCAGGAGCCAAGACTCTCCAGAACGGCCACCGAAGTGAAATTCTCGCTGGCAATCATTTCGAGTCCCTCGCGCTGtcgctccttctcctgcttgATGAGATTCGCCAGCTCCGGATCGCTATCCTCCAGCGTGGCCTGCAGCAGTTTTTGATCCTCCATTTTCTGCATTTCgaataatttacaaaataattaattaacaagtgaaaatggaattcgaagcgatgcgatgcgatcaGTGCAACGATCGATAATGCTCTGACGTTAAGTGCAAGACGATCCGCACCTCGACAGCGGCCAAGGGTGTGTTATGGCTGTGTTTTTCACGCGACAGTtgggaacaacaaaaatatttatgttgcAAAAATGTACCCTCCCAAACGTCGGGGCGGTTCAATGGGTTCAAATAGCATTGGAAAAGTTCTGCCGATAAGGCTCTGATTGACAGATCGATGGGGATGCACCCATGGCAACGACATTTCCCCTTCGATTAGATTATTTTTTGGCTATAATCGTAGCAATATTTGATTTCATTCTATATGTATCTGTACACGCCCCTTAGGGTCTTGTGTGTCTTCTATTTTTGGTTAGCGGCGACCCCCCATGGCTGGGATTAGCCTTGATCTTATCGCTGTTTCTCTCCCTGTCTTTGGTAGGGTGAAAAGTTCAGGCTACTGATAAGGTACGGCCCCCATAGAAGCTGACGTAAAAATAATCCATTATTACAGTTAGAAAACTCTAGAAACCTGGAAACTGAAAAATCCTAGTAGGCAACAGGATGTTTTTCAAAGTTTTTCGAAGTCAGTCTCAACATTTCTCTAAACGTAGTCGACATCTAATCCTCTCCAGTGTAGtgaaaaaataatttcaattaaaactaaaacaaaatgaTAGACAGCGATATTATTGACGCCATCAGCGTGAATCCGGTGGGCCGGGCCATTATCTATACGGGTGCAACAATTCTGCGTGGTCTTGGGCTACGCCCAAAGATCATAGTGCCCCAGGAGATGATGGTGCCGCCAGTGGTGGTCCATGATGTGGTGCCGGCCAGCGTCGTGGTTGACTGTCTCGACCTGATGGTCGcccacaaatacaaatttgagATCCTGGCTGGTATATCCGCCGCCGTGGCCCTACTCATGGCCTCTGTCTGCAAGTATATGGTGCGGGATATGAGTCCGAAAGACCAGCTGCAGGCCCAGGAATATGCTGATTGCGCTAGCCACCTACATTTAATTAGCTCCTTCGGCATAATGATCATTCCGTTTGCCCATTTCCCAGTAATGACCGGCACACTGATGATCAGCGGAACGGCTCTATTCAGCGGTTCGATGTACTATTGCGCCTTCACAGGAGAGCGGCGCATCAGGTCGATTGTCATCGTTGGTGGCATCCTAATGGTTGCCGGCTGGATCTCGCTGATAACTTAGGATCAACACAACAAAAGTCTTTGTTTTGGTAAgtaaacattttgttgctgcagttCTATAATCTACATTAACTATTCTAATCCGCAGTTCTTAGTATGTATCTTTTCAATATTCAGTTAGAAAAAAATCAACGAAAACCCATTCACTGCTAGTATCATATGTATCTTCCATTAATCTAccgaaaaaggaaataaaaatgccaaaaaaatcCCTGCGTAAGAATAAATATCTTTAAAGTTCTtcataatattaatattatattaaatgaTAGTATCTTATCTTCTAGTAATCCACTaacgaaaaacgaaattaaaatgtacaaaaaaaaggatCCTTTGGCAGATATAAGAAGATACTCTTTGctccacaacaaaaaaaacaacttgccaaaacagaaatatacATCGCTGGGTAAGAATGAATTTTGTCTTTCAAGCTATACATATAGAtcgattatatatatttagggTTTAAAGGAGCTACATCCCTGCAGCTAATGGAAGATACAATGTGTGGTTCTTGCAGTTCCAAAACACTTCATTGCGGCCTAATAAAATTCATACAACAAATTTATAATGTTACAAGCCAATATAGTATAAAgaatcaattaaaaaagaaatgattcaattaataaaaaattcaaaaaagaCCACAAGTTTAGCCATGCTTGAATGCAATTTTTCACACTACGTATTGAatcataaatttgtatatattttgggGTGGACACCTCTCAAGTTTTAGCCATTATATCCAAAGTTCGACATCACACCATCACAGTTctattttccacttgtttttcACACATGCATTCCAAATTGTACTTTGTTCTAGAGAATCGGTGAGAAAATCGGTGCTTCCCCCAAAAGTGGGGCCTTAAAATTGGGTACACAAATGCCTGTGTCTGagtgaaattcaatttaatggCCATTGCCAGATGTGGGTCTGTCGAGATGCAATtgaatgcaaatggaaatacATTTGGTATTGAAAATCGGTGCTTACCCCAAAAGGTGGGCCAAAAAATTGGGTACACTGGCATTTTCTAgatgaaattcaatttaatggCCATTGCCAGATGTGGGTCTGACGAAAGAAACTGCTGAAACCAAAGAAATTTGAGTAGGCCGAAACAAGTTTAAGGCTgagcaagcaaaaaaaaaaacaacaattaaatCAGAGTATTTCGACTAAACAACACCCCTCCCCAGACAAAATTCTGGTGAAAAGACTCTATTTTAATTTGTCAAAAGTTGACCATTCCAGAAACAACACAATTTTTCAGGAAAACCTTAGCGCCGAATACGCTAACATTTCTCTCCAGAAATTACTGGGTATCGCAACTAATAAGAATGGAAAAGCATGGCGCCACAGGCGTCGGCACATGTACATTAAAGCTTCCAAAACGAAGaaacacacgcacgcacacaaaacTATGTGAAACACACGATTGCAATcacacgcaaaaaaaaacaacactcGAATGATTATTATATTAGTGGTGTGCTGGTCTTAATCAAAatgattttgtttaattttagtttGAGTTTTGTGGAGGAACAGCGCTTACCGAGCCCAAAGTTGTGGTTTTTTTGCCTTCCGAATATCGTCTGATCGCGAATGGAAATGATGGCGTTAGCAGCGCTGCCGGCAATAATTTCTGTGTAAAAGCTCTGAccggctgctgccgctggcgaAGAGAAAAGCTAACCGTTTTGGTGTTCAAGTCTCTGCTAAGGCCTGGCACGAGCTTTTGTGTTAGATGATGGCTTATGCGCTGCATGATATAACTTAAAAGAGCGTTTAAATGGAATCCTGGAAATGTGTTGTGCGTGTCCGCTTACATGTGTCTCTTCCCCTCTGCGGCTACTGGCGTTCAGATCTGAACTAGCGGCAAAGAAGCAAACGGAAGCGCCGTCACCGAAACGATGCTTTCTTGTTGATATTGCGGCTGTTGTGGCGACGATACCCTCTGACCTGTGCATTTTTAAGCTGTTGATAATGCCACTCCAATAAATGTCTTTACTTGCCTCTTCTTCTGCTAGGGCCGGCCTTTCCTCCCGTCACTTCAGCGAGCGGGCGAGCgtcaaaaaaacaataaatacagCTGTTTTTGTGGCGCTGCCAGCCCGCCAGAAACCCCCAGAccatcagaaatataccgaaatatacgtcACAAATTTCCACAtctaccgtaaatatactgacgaaccATGCAAGTT
The sequence above is a segment of the Drosophila pseudoobscura strain MV-25-SWS-2005 chromosome X, UCI_Dpse_MV25, whole genome shotgun sequence genome. Coding sequences within it:
- the Shmt gene encoding serine hydroxymethyltransferase, cytosolic produces the protein MQRISHHLTQKLVPGLSRDLNTKTVSFSLRQRQQPVRAFTQKLLPAALLTPSFPFAIRRYSEGKKTTTLGSKMEDQKLLQATLEDSDPELANLIKQEKERQREGLEMIASENFTSVAVLESLGSCLTNKYSEGYPGKRYYGGNEFIDRIELLAQKRGRELFNLNEKEWGVNVQPYSGSPANMAAYVGVCRPHDRIMGLDLPDGGHLTHGFFTATKRISATSIFFESMPYKVNPVTGIIDYDKLAEAAKAFKPQIIIAGISCYSRLLDYGRFRQICDDVGAYLMADMAHVAGLVAAGHIPSPFQYADIVTTTTHKTLRGPRAGVIFFRKGLRSVKPNGTKVLYDLEDRINQAVFPSLQGGPHNNAIAGIATAFKQAKSAEFKSYQSHVIKNAKVLCEALIAKGYQVATGGTDVHLVLVDVRNVGLTGARAELILEEVGIACNKNTVPGDKSAMNPSGIRLGTPALTTRGLVEKDIEQVVNFIHAALKIGTEAAQAAGSNKMVDFQTVIAEDATIKAKIEQIHKCVIAFSKQFPLPGLKTF
- the LOC6901468 gene encoding transmembrane protein 256-like, whose protein sequence is MIDSDIIDAISVNPVGRAIIYTGATILRGLGLRPKIIVPQEMMVPPVVVHDVVPASVVVDCLDLMVAHKYKFEILAGISAAVALLMASVCKYMVRDMSPKDQLQAQEYADCASHLHLISSFGIMIIPFAHFPVMTGTLMISGTALFSGSMYYCAFTGERRIRSIVIVGGILMVAGWISLIT